A single genomic interval of Procambarus clarkii isolate CNS0578487 chromosome 61, FALCON_Pclarkii_2.0, whole genome shotgun sequence harbors:
- the LOC123774217 gene encoding pro-resilin-like produces the protein MAECLLRWGPVAYDFRYDVKDDYTGANFGHQEASDGYKTEGFYYVPLPDGRLQKVSYHVDGDSGFVAEISYEGVAHYPALAPSLPYKPPHTPSLPYKPPHTPSLPYKPPHTPSLPYKPLNTPLDFHPSLLYHPTPGYI, from the exons ATGGCTGAGTGTCTCCTAAGATGG GGTCCCGTCGCTTACGACTTCCGGTACGACGTGAAAGACGACTACACAGGTGCCAACTTCGGCCACCAGGAGGCCAGCGACGGCTACAAGACGGAGGGCTTCTACTACGTCCCGCTTCCCGACGGCCGCCTGCAGAAGGTGTCCTACCACGTCGACGGCGACTCCGGCTTCGTGGCGGAGATCTCATACGAAGGAGTGGCCCACTACCCAGCCCTCGCTCCTAGCCTTCCCTACAAGCCCCCACACACTCCTAGCCTCCCCTACAAGCCCCCACACACTCCTAGCCTCCCCTACAAGCCCCCACACACTCCTAGCCTCCCCTACAAGCCTCTAAACACTCCTCTAGATTTCCACCCGTCTCTGCTTTACCATCCAACACCAGGCTATATCTAA